A single genomic interval of Heliangelus exortis chromosome 20, bHelExo1.hap1, whole genome shotgun sequence harbors:
- the LOC139805800 gene encoding polyamine-modulated factor 1-binding protein 1-like — MTPSQLRQVLAGVPGAAPPVGTRGSCDGEELLCQCPSMVGLPRQGRVTPLAAPSLPPRAVREQRERSVPSLVPLADRECPKCGTTREAPQSSWGSLPGAEEPRAELSTSIQQLQQEPKASQPQVLASIQALQLALDTCKRNYSEQLAHLQQRERVVEQEQHQRLFLMQQLQALVGKKQKDEEAQTEVTYTAPQSCSCSSCSSLEERDRPEMLEQIRAGLGTQEQQSQGQGHNLAWLQKELRASWAREQRSLQQLCRAREAIQELQQEVASNGKHLAELLRQAQDTATLQAELAQARQEKAKLEEVVAAYQKEQQQLHWELRKLRGCQKQTMAAQALQERLQELSSQARHWQEEHHNIKKALSEKEEELVACKVELAFLQEKLRKTTEQLSSQAHHCQKEHQNIQQALAEKEEELVVCKVELAFLQEKLSKTTEQLSSQAHHCQKEHHNIQQALAEKEEELVVCKVELAFLQEKLNEATEQLRDRKRQHHGAAGWALSSEE; from the exons ATGACCCCCTCCCAGCTCCGCCAGGTTTTAGCAGGAGTCCCAGGGGCAGCACCTCCTGTTGGCACCAGGGGTTCCTGTGACggggaggagctgctgtgccaaTGTCCCAGCATGgtggggctgcccaggcagggccGGGTGACACCcctggctgccccttccctgccaccGAGAGCTGTCCGGGAGCAGCGGGAAAGATCTGTCCCATCTCTGGTCCCTCTAGCAGACAGAGAGTGTCCCAAGTGTGGCACGACCAGGGAGGCTCCTCAGAGTTCCTGGGGAAGcttgccaggagcagaggagccaagagctgagctgagcaccTCCATCCAGCAGCTTCAGCAGGAGCCGAAGGCTTCTCAGCCCCAG GTTCTGGCCTCCATCCAGGCCCTGCAGCTGGCTCTGGACACCTGCAAGAGGAACTACAGCGAGCAGCTGGCCCACCTGCAGCAGAGGGAACGTGTggtggagcaggagcagcaccagcGGCTCTTTCTgatgcagcagctccaggcactgGTGGGCAAG AAGCAGAAGGATGAGGAGGCGCAGACAGAGGTCACCTACACGGCCCCTCAgagctgttcctgcagcagctgcagctccctggaggAGCGGGACCGCCCGGAGATGCTCGAGCAGATCAGGGCAGGG ctggggacacaggagcagcagagccagggacaggGGCACAACCTGGCGtggctgcagaaggagctgagaGCCAGCTGGGCCCGGGAGCAGCGGagtctgcagcagctctgcagagcccgGGAGGccatccaggagctgcagcaagaaGTGGCCTCCAACGGAAAGcacctggcagagctgctgaggcag GCACAGGACACGGCcaccctgcaggcagagctggcccAAGCCCGGCAAGAGAAAGCCAAGCTGGAGGAGGTGGTTGCAGCCTACCAGAAGGAGCAGCAACAGCTCCACTGGGAGCTGAGGAAGCTGCGGGGCTGCCAGAAGCAGACCATGGCA GCCCAAGCTCTccaggagaggctgcaggagctgagcagccaaGCCCGGCATTGGCAGGAGGAGCACCACAACATCAAGAAAGCTCtgtcagagaaagaagaggagttGGTGGCCTGCAAGGTAGAGCTggctttcctgcaggaaaagctcaggaagaccacagagcagctgagcagccaaGCCCACCATTGCCAGAAGGAACACCAGAACATCCAGCAAGCTctggcagagaaagaagaggagctGGTGGTCTGCAAGGTGGAGCTggctttcctgcaggaaaagctcagcaagaccacagagcagctgagcagccaaGCCCACCATTGCCAGAAGGAACACCACAACATCCAGCAAGCtctggcagaaaaagaagaggagctGGTGGTCTGCAAGGTGGAGCTggctttcctgcaggaaaagctCAACGAGGCCACAGAGCAGCTGCGGGACAGAAAGAGGCAGCACCACGGGGCTGCAGGCTGGGCCCTGAGCTCCGAGGAGTGA
- the CCDC42 gene encoding coiled-coil domain-containing protein 42 isoform X1 — protein MATNSDEDLKAQFIQLYRENLLQMIRNLKLNEGISPSRLVHLQDKKKEVQVVHKALEQKQEEFKERMKVVTQRWKELQAKEAELKTHMEDSKRLIKESEEMQMRALKKATEEREKRLQKEKELLRAKRDLEALRTARQKLSTKVQKYSIFCKYLEDVVKNSEFEDIQEIVLRYKTLVRMRKDLLQSQQQHQEVSEQTKLLLDQYKAKKEAEMLQYQKELQDLQRLEQIQNDVCLWEGQLADIKNTTSKKAQELATIRTAIFSLFQTVQKFIQDRTDLLLKVKWLDTQTQHRASLPLEIKARSQEDSSSQPRLSRVGGARARQRDLQKK, from the exons ATGGCCACCAACAGTGATGAGGACCTGAAGGCTCAGTTCATCCAACTGTACAGAGAGAACCTCCTGCAGATGATCAG GAACCTCAAACTGAATGAGGGGATCTCACCATCTCGACTGGTTCACCTCCAGGATAAGAAGAAAGAAGTCCAAGTGGTGCATAAGGCTTTGGAGCAGAAGCAAGAG GAATTCAAGGAGAGGATGAAAGTGGTGACCCAGAGGTGGAAGGAGCTCCAGGCCaaggaggcagagctgaaaaCCCACATGGAGGATTCCAAGAGGCTTATAAAG GAAAGTGAGGAGATGCAGATGAGAGCTCTGAAAAAAGCCActgaagagagggagaagaggctgCAAAAGGAGAAGGAGCTTTTGAGAGCTAAGAGGGACCTGGAAGCCCTGAGAACTGCCCGCCAGAAACTCTCCACCAAGGTGCAGAAGTACTCCATCTTCTGTAAATACCTGGAGGATGTGGTGAAGAACTCAGAG TTTGAGGACATCCAGGAGATCGTTTTGCGCTACAAGACGCTGGTGAGGATGCGCAAGGATCTGctgcagtcccagcagcagcaccaggaggtgTCTGAGCAAACCAAGCTGCTCCTGGACCAGtacaaagcaaagaaagaggcagagatgctgcagtaCCAAAAGGAGCTCCAGGACCTCCAGCGTCTGGAACAGATTCAGAATGATGTCTGTCTCTGG GAAGGTCAATTGGCTGACATCAAAAACACCACTTCCAAGAAAGCCCAGGAGCTGGCCACCATCAGGACAGCCATCTTCAGCCTCTTCCAGACT GTTCAGAAGTTCATCCAAGACCGCACAGACCTCCTTCTGAAGGTGAAATGGTTGGACACACAGACCCAACACCGAGCATCTCTGCCTCTGGAGATAAAAGCAAGAAGCCAAGAGGACTCGAGCAGCCAGCCAAGGCTCAGCAGGGTGGGAGGGGCAAGAGCAAGACAAAGGGACCTACAGAAGAAGTAG
- the CCDC42 gene encoding coiled-coil domain-containing protein 42 isoform X2: MATNSDEDLKAQFIQLYRENLLQMIRNLKLNEGISPSRLVHLQDKKKEVQVVHKALEQKQEEFKERMKVVTQRWKELQAKEAELKTHMEDSKRLIKESEEMQMRALKKATEEREKRLQKEKELLRAKRDLEALRTARQKLSTKVQKYSIFCKYLEDVVKNSEFEDIQEIVLRYKTLVRMRKDLLQSQQQHQEVSEQTKLLLDQYKAKKEAEMLQYQKELQDLQRLEQIQNDVCLWEGQLADIKNTTSKKAQELATIRTAIFSLFQTVSMHMKAAPKVSVDDYQRQLDMVQKFIQDRTDLLLKVKWLDTQTQHRASLPLEIKARSQEDSSSQPRLSRVGGARARQRDLQKK; the protein is encoded by the exons ATGGCCACCAACAGTGATGAGGACCTGAAGGCTCAGTTCATCCAACTGTACAGAGAGAACCTCCTGCAGATGATCAG GAACCTCAAACTGAATGAGGGGATCTCACCATCTCGACTGGTTCACCTCCAGGATAAGAAGAAAGAAGTCCAAGTGGTGCATAAGGCTTTGGAGCAGAAGCAAGAG GAATTCAAGGAGAGGATGAAAGTGGTGACCCAGAGGTGGAAGGAGCTCCAGGCCaaggaggcagagctgaaaaCCCACATGGAGGATTCCAAGAGGCTTATAAAG GAAAGTGAGGAGATGCAGATGAGAGCTCTGAAAAAAGCCActgaagagagggagaagaggctgCAAAAGGAGAAGGAGCTTTTGAGAGCTAAGAGGGACCTGGAAGCCCTGAGAACTGCCCGCCAGAAACTCTCCACCAAGGTGCAGAAGTACTCCATCTTCTGTAAATACCTGGAGGATGTGGTGAAGAACTCAGAG TTTGAGGACATCCAGGAGATCGTTTTGCGCTACAAGACGCTGGTGAGGATGCGCAAGGATCTGctgcagtcccagcagcagcaccaggaggtgTCTGAGCAAACCAAGCTGCTCCTGGACCAGtacaaagcaaagaaagaggcagagatgctgcagtaCCAAAAGGAGCTCCAGGACCTCCAGCGTCTGGAACAGATTCAGAATGATGTCTGTCTCTGG GAAGGTCAATTGGCTGACATCAAAAACACCACTTCCAAGAAAGCCCAGGAGCTGGCCACCATCAGGACAGCCATCTTCAGCCTCTTCCAGACTGTGAGCATGCACATGAAAGCAGCTCCCAAGGTGTCAGTGGATGACTACCAGAGACAGCTGGACATG GTTCAGAAGTTCATCCAAGACCGCACAGACCTCCTTCTGAAGGTGAAATGGTTGGACACACAGACCCAACACCGAGCATCTCTGCCTCTGGAGATAAAAGCAAGAAGCCAAGAGGACTCGAGCAGCCAGCCAAGGCTCAGCAGGGTGGGAGGGGCAAGAGCAAGACAAAGGGACCTACAGAAGAAGTAG
- the LOC139805801 gene encoding polyamine-modulated factor 1-binding protein 1-like — protein sequence MTPSQLRQVLAGAPGAAPPVGTRGSCDGEELLCQCPSMVGLPRQGRVTPLAAPSLPPRAVREQWERSVPSLVPLADRECPKCGTTREAPQSSWGSLPGAEEPRAELSTSIQQLQQEPKASQPQVLASIQALQLALDTCKRNYSEQLAHLQQRERVVEEEQHQRLFLMQQLQALVGKKQKDEEAQTEVTYTAPQSRSCSRCSSLEERDRPEMLEQIRAGLGTQEQQSQGQGHNLAWLQKELRASWAREQRSLQQLCRAREAIQELQQEVASNGKHLAELLRQAQDTATLQAELAQARQEKAKLEEVVAAYQKEQQQLHWELRKLQGCQKQTMAAQALQERLQELSSQARHWQEEHDNIKKALSEKEEELVVCKERQHNIQKALSEKEEELVVCKVELAFLQEKLSKAREQLSSQAHHCQERHQNIQQALSEKEEELVVCKVELAFLQEKLRKTTEQLSSQAHHCQKEHHNIQQALAEKEEELVVCKVELAFLQEKLNEATEQLRDRKRQHHGAPGWALSSKE from the exons ATGACCCCCTCCCAGCTCCGCCAGGTTTTAGCAGGAGCCCCGGGGGCAGCACCTCCTGTTGGCACCAGGGGTTCCTGTGACggggaggagctgctgtgccaaTGTCCCAGCATGgtggggctgcccaggcagggccGGGTGACACCcctggctgccccttccctgccaccGAGAGCTGTCCGGGAGCAGTGGGAAAGATCTGTCCCATCTCTGGTCCCTCTAGCAGACAGAGAGTGTCCCAAGTGTGGCACGACCAGGGAGGCTCCTCAGAGTTCCTGGGGAAGcttgccaggagcagaggagccaagagctgagctgagcaccTCCATCCAGCAGCTTCAGCAGGAGCCAAAGGCTTCTCAGCCCCAG GTTCTGGCCTCCATCCAGGCCCTGCAGCTGGCTCTGGACACCTGCAAGAGGAACTACAGCGAGCAGCTGGCCCACCTGCAGCAGAGGGAACGTgtggtggaggaggagcagcaccagcGGCTCTTTCTgatgcagcagctccaggcactgGTGGGCAAG AAGCAGAAGGATGAGGAGGCGCAGACAGAGGTCACCTACACGGCCCCTCAGAGCCGTTCCTGCAGCAGGTGCAGCTCCCTGGAGGAGCGGGACCGCCCGGAGATGCTCGAGCAGATCAGGGCAGGG ctggggacacaggagcagcagagccagggacaggGGCACAACCTGGCGtggctgcagaaggagctgagaGCCAGCTGGGCCCGGGAGCAGCGGagtctgcagcagctctgcagagcccgGGAGGccatccaggagctgcagcaagaaGTGGCCTCCAACGGAAAGcacctggcagagctgctgaggcag GCACAGGACACGGCcaccctgcaggcagagctggcccAAGCCCGGCAAGAGAAAGCCAAGCTGGAGGAGGTGGTTGCAGCCTACCAGAAGGAGCAGCAACAGCTCCACTGGGAGCTGAGGAAGCTGCAGGGCTGCCAGAAGCAGACCATGGCA GCCCAAGCCCTccaggagaggctgcaggagctcagcagccaaGCCCGGCATTGGCAGGAAGAACACGACAACATCAAGAAAGCTCtgtcagagaaagaagaagaattGGTGGTCTGCAAG GAGAGACAACACAACATCCAGAAAGCTCTCtctgagaaagaagaggagcTGGTGGTCTGCAAGGTGGAGCTggctttcctgcaggaaaagctCAGCAAGGCCAGGGAACAGCTGAGCAGCCAAGCCCACCATTGCCAGGAGAGACACCAGAACATCCAGCAAGCTCTCtctgagaaagaagaggagcTGGTGGTCTGCAAGGTGGAGCTGGCTTTCCTGCAAGAAAAGCTCAGGAAgaccacagagcagctgagcagccaaGCCCACCATTGCCAGAAAGAACACCACAACATCCAGCAAGCTctggcagagaaagaagaggagctGGTGGTCTGCAAGGTGGAGCTGGCGTTCCTGCAGGAAAAGCTCAACGAGGCCACAGAGCAGCTGCGGGACAGAAAGAGGCAGCACCACGGGGCTCCAGGCTGGGCCCTGAGCTCCAAGGAATGA
- the LOC139805632 gene encoding polyamine-modulated factor 1-binding protein 1-like produces MHPPAPSASATAPKCCRARGSPSLPTAWPNTLPTHNFACKAQDTATLQAKLAQARQEKAKLEEVVAAYQKEQQQLHWELRKLRGCQKQTMAAQALQERLQELSSQARHWQEEHHNIKKALSEKEEELVVCKVELAFLQEKLSKTTEQLSSQAHHCQERQHNIQQALSEKDEELVVCKVELAFLQEKLSKAREQLSSQAHHCQKEHHNIQQALAEKEEELVVCKVELAFLQEKLNEATEQLRDRKRQHHGAPGWALSSKE; encoded by the exons AtgcaccccccagccccttcagCAAGTGCCACAGCACCAAAGTGCTGCAGAGCccggggcagccccagcctgcccACAGCTTGGCCAAACACCCTTCCAACCCACAACTTTGCATGCAAGGCACAGGACACGGCCACCCTGCAGGCAAAGCTGGCCCAAGCCCGGCAAGAGAAAGCCAAGCTGGAGGAGGTGGTTGCAGCCTACCAGAAGGAGCAGCAACAGCTCCACTGGGAGCTGAGGAAGCTGCGGGGCTGCCAGAAGCAGACCATGGCA GCCCAAGCCCTccaggagaggctgcaggagctgagcagccaaGCCCGGCATTGGCAGGAGGAGCACCACAACATCAAGAAAGCTCtgtcagagaaagaagaggagttGGTGGTCTGCAAGGTAGAGCTGGCCTTCCTGCAGGAAAAGCTCAGCAAgaccacagagcagctgagcagccaaGCCCACCATTGCCAGGAGAGACAACACAACATCCAGCAAGCTCTGTCTGAGAAAGACGAGGAGCTGGTGGTCTGCAAGGTGGAGCTggctttcctgcaggaaaagctCAGCAAGGCCAGGGAACAGCTGAGCAGCCAAGCCCACCATTGCCAGAAGGAACACCACAACATCCAGCAAGCTctggcagagaaagaagaggagctGGTGGTCTGCAAGGTGGAGCTGGCtttccttcaggaaaagctCAACGAGGCCACAGAGCAGCTGCGGGACAGAAAGAGGCAGCACCACGGGGCTCCAGGCTGGGCCCTGAGCTCCAAGGAATGA